One Falco naumanni isolate bFalNau1 chromosome 13, bFalNau1.pat, whole genome shotgun sequence DNA segment encodes these proteins:
- the TFRC gene encoding transferrin receptor protein 1, which produces MQPTRAGSSSTQALSANLHLCGGRAGISDSLFTDGYKPRRSIIFASWSAGDYGAVGATEWLEGYSATLHAKAFTYINLDAAVLGFSHMKISASPLLYTLLERTMKGVKDPTKDSGSLYDRVGSDWVKTVVPLGLDNAAFPFLAYSGIPVVSFGFCNKDKEYAFLGTTEDTMENLKKIDKLSALMRAAAEVAGQIALRLTHDHELFLDFERYSEELLAFQEKIFYYNQEVRALGLTLNWLFFARGDFQRATDALRRDIANSDREDRVVRRALNDRIMKVEYDFLSPYVSPQRAPFRHIFFGKGSHTLQSLLENLQLLTVSRDSVDVNELQQQLALATWTIKGAANALVGDIWDIDNEF; this is translated from the exons ATGCAGCCCACCA GAGCAGGCAGTTCATCAACCCAGGCCCTCAGTGCTAATCTACATCTCTGTGGGGGAAGGGCAGGCATCTCAGACTCTCTCTTTACAGATGGCTACAAACCAAGACGCAGCATCATCTTTGCTAGCTGGAGTGCGGGAGACTATGGAGCTGTGGGTGCTACTGAATGGCTGGAG GGGTACTCTGCCACGCTGCATGCGAAAGCCTTCACTTACATTAACTTGGATGCTGCAGTCCTAG GCTTCAGCCACATGAAGATTTCTGCCAGCCCATTGCTGTACACGTTGCTGGAGAGAACTATGAAGGGG GTGAAGGACCCAACAAAGGATTCGGGAAGCCTGTATGACAGAGTTGGCTCTGACTGGGTAAAAACAGT TGTTCCCCTTGGTCTGGATAATGCAGCATTCCCTTTCCTGGCCTACTCGGGAATCCCAGTGGTTTCCTTTGGTTTCTGCAAT AAAGATAAGGAATATGCTTTCTTGGGCACTACTGAGGATACCATGGAGAACCTGAAGAAGATTGACAAGTTGTCTGCTCTTATGCgtgctgctgcagaagttgCTGGACAAATAGCTCTCAGGCTGACCCATGATCATGAGCTCTTCCTGGACTTCGAAAGATACAGTGAAGAATTGCTAGCATTCCAGGAGAAAATTTTTTACTACAATCAGGAAGTGAGG GCACTGGGGCTGACCTTGAACTGGCTGTTTTTCGCCCGTGGTGACTTTCAGCGAGCTACAGATGCACTGAGAAGAGACATCGCAAACAGCGACAGGGAAGACAGGGTTGTCCGCAGAGCCCTGAATGACAGGATCATGAAG GTGGAGTATGACTTCCTCTCCCCATACGTCTCACCACAGCGTGCTCCCTTCCGCCATATCTTCTTTGGCAAAGGCTCCCACACCCTGCAGAGTCTGCTGGaaaacctgcagctgctgacagTCAGCAGGGACAGCGTGGATGTGAACGAGCTGCAACAGCAGTTGGCCCTAGCAACCTGGACCATTAAAGGGGCTGCCAATGCCTTAGTTGGTGATATCTGGGATATAGACAATGAATTCTAG